One window from the genome of Flavobacterium agricola encodes:
- a CDS encoding L-threonine 3-dehydrogenase, which translates to MNTKILIIGACGQIGSELTAKLREIYGLNNVIASDIRKGEQKVFETGPFEQIDAMDFNQVASVIEKYQVTDVYLMAALLSATAEKNPAFAWDLNMNSLFHVLNLAKEGKIKKIFWPSSIAVFGPTTPRIDTPQFTVMEPSTVYGISKQAGERWCEYYFNKFGVDVRSIRYPGLISWTTAPGGGTTDYAVDIYYKAIEDKKYTCFLSENTALPMMYMDDAIKATVAIMQAPAEQIKIRSSYNLSALSFTPAEIATSIKTHIPEFTIAYDPDFRQAIADSWPASIDDSRAREDWGWKNDFDMEKMTETMLTNLTAKLQVNK; encoded by the coding sequence ATGAATACCAAAATTTTAATTATTGGAGCGTGTGGTCAAATCGGTTCGGAATTGACGGCAAAATTGCGTGAGATTTATGGATTGAATAATGTTATTGCTTCAGACATTAGAAAAGGCGAACAAAAGGTTTTTGAAACCGGTCCTTTTGAGCAAATAGATGCTATGGATTTTAATCAGGTAGCTTCAGTAATCGAAAAATATCAGGTAACCGATGTATATTTAATGGCAGCGCTTTTATCGGCTACTGCCGAAAAAAATCCGGCCTTTGCTTGGGATTTAAATATGAATTCTTTATTTCACGTTTTAAACTTAGCGAAAGAAGGAAAAATTAAAAAGATTTTTTGGCCATCAAGCATTGCTGTGTTTGGACCAACTACGCCTCGTATTGATACGCCACAATTTACGGTTATGGAACCATCTACCGTTTACGGTATTTCTAAACAAGCTGGTGAACGTTGGTGCGAATATTATTTTAACAAGTTTGGGGTTGATGTTCGCAGTATTCGTTACCCAGGTTTAATATCTTGGACAACGGCTCCGGGGGGCGGTACAACTGATTATGCGGTTGATATTTATTATAAAGCTATTGAAGATAAAAAATATACTTGTTTTTTAAGTGAAAATACTGCGTTACCTATGATGTACATGGATGATGCAATTAAAGCAACGGTTGCTATTATGCAAGCTCCGGCAGAACAGATTAAAATTCGTTCGTCGTACAATTTATCTGCCTTAAGTTTTACTCCGGCAGAAATAGCAACAAGCATTAAAACTCATATTCCTGAGTTTACAATTGCTTACGATCCGGATTTCCGTCAAGCCATTGCAGATTCGTGGCCAGCATCTATAGATGATTCGCGTGCACGTGAAGATTGGGGATGGAAAAATGATTTTGACATGGAAAAAATGACCGAAACCATGTTAACCAATTTAACAGCAAAATTACAAGTTAATAAATAA
- a CDS encoding glycosyltransferase, with the protein MKNSENNLASKAAPAVSNKQVKQQILELVVLTLTLTVLAGAIYFSINYHAEIEKLHLSFLNTPWGKTLVVVTAVLFVLRLSFLLFNLALYFFYKETKMVGDEKLPSCTVIVPAYNEGELVYHTLESIVNSDYPAEKLEIITVDDGSKDDTWFWMNKAKLAFGDRIMLHQQPKNMGKRHALYYGFKKAKGDVVITIDSDSIIEKHTLRSLNSPFAVNPQCGAVAGNVKVLNLKSAMIPKMLNVSFAFSFEFIRSAQSALGSVFCTPGALAAYRKSVVLIVLENWMNQTFLGKPSDIGEDRALTNMILKQGYEVLFQKNAKVYTNTPERYKNLYKMYIRWERSNIRETIMMSKFAFTDFRKGNKLGIRIILINQWIQLIFAFPLLLVMLTLFIMFPVTSIITTLVGIVLFSSIQMLFFAQKHSVSGSLWAYPYSIFYAFSLFWITPYSIATAGKSGWLTR; encoded by the coding sequence ATGAAAAATAGTGAAAATAACTTAGCAAGTAAAGCAGCACCTGCTGTTTCTAATAAGCAGGTAAAACAGCAAATATTAGAATTGGTGGTTTTAACACTTACATTAACTGTATTAGCCGGAGCCATTTATTTTTCTATAAATTATCATGCTGAAATAGAAAAACTACATTTATCATTTTTAAATACGCCGTGGGGTAAAACTTTAGTTGTTGTTACCGCAGTATTATTTGTATTACGCTTAAGCTTTTTACTATTTAATTTAGCTTTGTACTTTTTCTATAAAGAAACAAAAATGGTTGGCGACGAAAAGCTACCGAGTTGTACCGTGATTGTACCGGCATATAACGAAGGTGAATTGGTTTATCACACCTTAGAAAGTATTGTTAATAGTGATTACCCAGCTGAAAAATTAGAAATTATTACCGTTGATGACGGAAGTAAAGACGATACATGGTTTTGGATGAACAAAGCAAAACTTGCCTTTGGTGACCGTATTATGTTGCACCAACAACCTAAAAACATGGGGAAAAGACATGCCTTATATTACGGCTTTAAAAAAGCAAAAGGCGATGTAGTAATTACTATTGATAGCGATTCTATTATAGAAAAACATACCTTACGCAGTTTAAACTCACCGTTTGCAGTAAACCCACAATGTGGTGCAGTTGCAGGAAACGTAAAAGTATTAAACTTAAAAAGCGCAATGATTCCTAAAATGTTAAACGTAAGTTTCGCTTTTAGTTTTGAGTTTATCCGTTCAGCACAAAGTGCTTTAGGATCGGTGTTTTGTACACCAGGTGCGTTAGCAGCTTACAGAAAAAGCGTTGTTTTGATAGTTTTAGAAAACTGGATGAACCAAACTTTTTTAGGAAAACCATCGGATATTGGTGAAGATCGTGCCTTAACAAACATGATTTTAAAACAAGGTTACGAAGTATTGTTTCAAAAAAATGCTAAGGTTTATACTAACACGCCCGAGCGTTACAAAAATTTATACAAAATGTATATTAGATGGGAGCGCAGTAATATTAGAGAAACCATTATGATGAGTAAATTTGCTTTTACTGATTTTAGAAAAGGAAACAAATTGGGCATCCGTATTATTTTAATCAACCAATGGATTCAGCTAATCTTTGCCTTTCCGCTATTATTGGTCATGTTAACTTTATTTATCATGTTCCCGGTAACATCAATCATAACAACTTTAGTTGGTATTGTATTGTTCTCAAGCATTCAAATGCTGTTTTTTGCACAAAAACACTCGGTTTCAGGTTCTTTATGGGCTTATCCGTATAGCATTTTTTATGCCTTTTCTTTATTCTGGATTACCCCTTATTCAATAGCAACTGCTGGTAAAAGCGGTTGGTTAACTCGATAA